From a region of the uncultured Jannaschia sp. genome:
- a CDS encoding DUF2798 domain-containing protein: protein MIPARYAHLLFSLILSGLMSLLVSGIATFRATGLVDGFAGLWLGAWLSSWIVAFPAVLIVAPLARRIVARLTIPSHS from the coding sequence ATGATCCCCGCACGCTACGCCCACCTCCTGTTTTCGCTGATCCTGTCCGGGCTGATGTCGCTCCTCGTCTCGGGCATCGCCACGTTCCGCGCGACCGGCCTAGTGGACGGGTTCGCCGGGCTCTGGCTCGGCGCGTGGCTGTCATCGTGGATCGTGGCGTTTCCCGCCGTTCTGATCGTGGCCCCGCTGGCCCGCCGCATCGTCGCGCGCCTGACGATTCCGTCACATAGCTGA
- a CDS encoding VOC family protein encodes MTHTPAFPIVWTEIPVTDMDAARRFYEPVFGWEMTLNTEGPNDMLVFPYDDKSGVAGHLYPGTPAKGGSTTHLVIPDKLEDAISRVWDAGGTVLEIPPVEMPFGRFAYALDPDGNSIGLFEPAAKAA; translated from the coding sequence ATGACACACACACCCGCCTTTCCCATCGTCTGGACCGAGATTCCGGTCACCGACATGGACGCGGCCCGCCGCTTCTACGAGCCGGTCTTCGGCTGGGAGATGACCCTCAACACCGAGGGCCCGAACGACATGCTCGTTTTCCCGTACGACGACAAATCCGGCGTCGCGGGCCATCTCTATCCCGGCACGCCCGCCAAGGGAGGCAGCACCACCCATCTCGTCATTCCCGACAAGCTGGAGGACGCGATCTCGCGGGTCTGGGACGCCGGCGGCACCGTCCTCGAGATCCCGCCCGTCGAGATGCCCTTCGGCCGCTTCGCCTATGCGCTCGACCCCGACGGCAACTCCATCGGCCTGTTCGAGCCGGCGGCCAAGGCCGCCTGA